GTGCATGGCCGAACCGATGCCGTGGCCCACATAGTCCTCGAGGATCCCCAGCGGTTTTCCCGGCTGCGAAGTGACGTACTCGTCAATCGCGTCGCCGATGTCGCCGACGTACTTGGCTGTTGCCATGGCAGCGATGCCGCGCCACATGCCTTCCTCGGTGACGTCGCTCAGGCGCCGGTCCTCGGGGTCCTCCGCGGCCGCACCGCCCACAATCACGGTGCGGGCAGAGTCCGAGTGCCAGCCCTCGACGATGGCGCCGCCGTCGATGGACAGCACGTCCCCGGCCTTGAGCACCCTCTTGCCGGGGATGCCGTGCACCACCACCTCGTTGACGGAGGTGCAGATGGTCGCCGGGTAGTCGTAGTAGCCAAGGAAGTTGGACGTGGCTCCGGCCTTGTCGAGCAGGGCGGCAAAGAGGGTGTCCAGGGCGGCGGTGGTGACGCCCGGTGCGGCCGCGGCAACCACCTGGTTAAGGGCGTCGTCGAGTATGCGTCCGCTGCGATGCATGATGCGCATCTGGTCGATGGTCTTGTACTCAATCCGTTGCTGGCCGAATGCCATGGCTGGATCCCTTCGCTGGAAAAATTTGAGGGCTCCTTCCCGCCGACGGAAAGGAGCCCTCCTCCCCTTCAGGGCGTCCATGGGAACGCGGGAGAGGCAAATCTGGTTGAGCTAGATGTTCTTGATGGCGTCCATGATGCGGTCCGTGACGTCGTCCATGCCGCCCAGGCCGTCGACCTTCGCCAGGATGCCGCGCTCCGCATAGCGCGCCACCACGACTTCTGTCTGTTCCCGGTAGAGGTCCAGTCGGTGGCGGATGACGGCTTCGTTGTCGTCGCTGCGGCCGGTATCCCGGGCCCGGCCCAACAAGCGCTTGACGAGTTCCTCGTCGTCGGCCGTCAGCTGGACCACGACGTCAAGCACGACGCCGGCCGTGGCCAGGATGTCGTCGAGCTCGTCGACCTGGGCCGTGGTGCGGGGGTAACCGTCCAGCAGGAAGCCGTCACTGACGTCATCCTGGGCGAGCCGGTCACGAACCATCCGGTTGGTCACGCTGTCCGGCACGAAGTCGCCATTGTCCATGTACTTCTTCGCTTCCAGGCCCAACGGGGTTTCACCCTTGACGTTGGCACGGAAGATGTCGCCTGTGGAAATGGCGACGATGCCCAGTTCGGCACAGATGCGTTCGGCCTGCGTTCCTTTGCCTGACCCGGGAGGTCCAATGATCAGCATTCTTGTCATCGCAATAACCCTTCATAGTGGCGCTGTTGGAGCTGTGCGTCAATCTGCTTGACCGTCTCCAACCCGACACCGACAACAATCAACAGCGAGGTGCCGCCGAACGGGAAGTTCTGGTTTGCCCCAATCAGGACGAGGGCGATGAGTGGGATCAGGGCGATGATGCCCAGGTAGAGCGATCCCGGCAGAGTGACGCGTGAGATTACGTACTGCAGGTAGTCCTGCGTGGGCTTGCCGGCACGAATACCGGGAATGAAGCCGCCGTACTTCTTCATATTGTCAGAGACTTCTTCGGGGTTGAAAGTTATCGCGACATAGAAGTACGTAAACCCGATGGTCAACAGGAAGTACATCAGCATGTAGATCGGGTGGTCGCCACGCGTGAGGTAGGTATTAATCCACTCAATCCAGCCCGGAATGTTGGCACTGTTTTTGGGTGTGGCGAACTGGGCCAGCAGCGAGGGCAGGTACAGCATCGACGAGGCGAAGATGACCGGGATGACGCCGGCCATGTTGACCTTGATGGGGATGTAGGTGCTGGTGCCGCCCATGGTGCGCCGGCCGATCATGCGCTTTGCATATTGGACGGGGACGCGGCGCTGGGACTGCTCCACGAACACGACCAGTGCGACGATAACCAGCCCGAGGAGCAGGACGATCAGGAACGTGCCCCAGCCCTGGGTCTTCAGGATGGCGCCGAGGGCGGTCGGGAACCGTGCGGCGATGGCCACGAAGATCAGCAGGGACATGCCGTTGCCGACGCCCTTTTCGGTGACGAGCTCGCCCATCCACATGATCAGGCCCGAACCGGCCGTCAGGGTCAGGATCAGCAGGCCGACGACCACCAGGCTGTCGTCCGGGATCAACGGGGTTGCGCTGCCGGCCGCGCCGCAGCCGGCAAACAACTGGCCGGAGCGTGCCAGCGTCACCAACGTGGTGGCGTTGAGCAGGCCAAGGGCGATGGTCAGGTAGCGCGTGTACTGCGTCAGCTGGCCCTGGCCCTGGGCGCCTTCCAGGTGCAGTTCCTGGAAACGGGGAATGACCACGCGCAGGAGCTGAACAATGATGCTCGCGGTGATGTACGGCATGATGCCCAGCGCAAAGATCGAAACCTGAAGCAGGGCGCCGCCGCTGAACAGGTTAACGAGCTGGTAAATACCTTCGCTGGTGTTGGCGGAATTTACGCACTGTTGGACATTTCGGTAGTCAACTCCGGGCGAGGGGATGAATGCACCCAAGCGGAAGATGGCGAGGATTCCCAGCGTGAACAACAACTTGCGTCGCAGATCAGGCGTGCGAAAGGCGCGGCCAAATGCGGTAAGCAAGCGTCCTCCTGATGTGTAGAGAGAAGTGAAGGTTCGCAAGTGAACCCAAGGAAAGATTCTAGCGGGTGATCTGGCTCGCACTGAAACGCGCGGCACCACCCGTTGCCTGCCGCCGCGCTGGGCGGCAGCTTCTTGGCACATAGGCAAAAGACTCCCGGGGGCGGAACATGAGCTCCGCCCACCAGGAGTCTAATCGCCAGATGTGCGCATTACAGTGAACTGTTTAGAGTTCGGTGGTCGAGCCACCTGCAGCACTGATCTTTTCCGCCGCGCTGGTGGAGAACGCGTGAGCGGTGACGTCAACCTTGACGGTGATGTCGCCGGTGCCCAGCACCTTCACGGGCTGGTTCTTGCGAACCGCACCCTTCTCTACCAGGGTCTCGACGGTGACAACGCCGCCGTCGGGGAAGAGCTCGTTCAGCTTGTCCAGGTTGACAACCTGGAACTCAACGCGGAACGGGTTCTTGAAGCCACGCAGCTTGGGCAGGCGCATGTGCAGCGGCAGCTGGCCGCCGGCAAAGCCGGCCTTTACCTGGTAGCGGGCCTTGGTACCCTTGGTACCGCGGCCTGCGGTCTTACCCTTGGATCCTTCACCACGGCCAACACGGGTCTTTGCCGTCTTGGCACCGGGCGCCGGGCGCAGGTGGTGAACCTTCAGTGCATTCTGCTTTTCAGCAGTTTCAGCAGTGTTCTTCTCAGCCACTGTTACTTCGCCTCCTCAACCTTGACAAGGTGCGGAACCGTGTTGATCATGCCCGCGGTCACTGCGTCAGCCGTACGAACGACAGAGTCGCCGATGTGCTTCAGGCCCAGTGAGCGAAGGGAGTCCTTCTGGTTCTGCTTGACGCCGATGACGCCCCTGATCTGAGTGATTTTCAGCTTCGCGTCGGAAGGCTGAACGTTCTTCGGTGTAGTCATTACAGACCTGCCTTTTGCATGTTGCGCAACAGCACATCCGGGGCGACCTCGTCCAAGGGCAGTCCGCGGCGGGCCGCAACCGCCTTGGGGTCTTCCAGGCGCTTGAGCGCATCAACGGTTGCGTGAACAATGTTGATGGCGTTCGAGGATCCGAGGGACTTGGACAGCACATCGTGGATGCCAACGCATTCCAGCACGGCGCGCACCGGACCACCGGCGATCACACCGGTACCGGCGGCAGCCGGACGCAGCAGGACGACGCCGGCAGCGGCCTCACCCTGCACGCGGTGCGGGACGGTCTTGCCGATGAGCGGAACGCGGAAGAAGGACTTCTTGGCTTCCTCCACGCCCTTGGCAATGGCCGCGGGAACTTCCTTGGCCTTGCCGTAGCCGACGCCGACCAGGCCGTTGCCGTCGCCAACGATCACGAGAGCGGTGAAGCTGAAGCGGCGACCGCCCTTGACCACCTTGGCAACGCGGTTGATGTTGACAACGCGTTCGATGAACTGGTTCTTCTCGGCCTCGCGGCCACCGTCGCGGCCGCGGCCACGGCCACCGTCACGACCGCCTTCGCGGCCTCCACGACCTCCGTCGCGACCGCCGCGGCCACGGCCGCCGTCGGTTGCTGCTGCGGTCTCGGTCTTGGCAGCCGCGCCGTCAGCTGCAGTTGCTTCTGACACAGTGTTCTCCTTGTTAATGTTTTCGCTCACAGTGCCAGACCGCCTTCGCGTGCACCGTCGGCGACAGCTGCGACGCGGCCGTGGTAGCGGTTGCCGCCACGGTCGAACACCACAGCGTCAATGCCGGCAGCCTTGGCCCGCTCGGCGACGAGCTCGCCAACGCGCTTGGCCTTGGCGGTCTTGTCACCGTCGAAGGAGCGCATGTCTGCCTCCAGGGTCGACGCGGACACCAGGGTCAGGCCCTGGGTGTCGTCGATGACCTGCACGAAGATGTGGCGCGCAGAACGGTTGACCACCAGGCGCGGGCGCACGGTGGTTCCACTGATGCGCTTGCGTACGCGCAGGTGGCGACGGCCGCGTGCTGCGGCCTTGGACTTTCCTCTTACGGACAGTGCCATGGTTACTTACCAGCCTTTCCGACCTTGCGGCGGATGATCTCGCCTGCGTAGCGAACGCCCTTGCCCTTGTAGGGGTCGGGCTTGCGCAGCTTGCGGATGTTGGCAGCAACTTCGCCCACCTGCTGCTTGTCAATGCCTGCGACGGAGAGCTTGGTGGGGCCCTCAACCGTCAGGGTGATGCCGGCCGGTGCCTCGACGACAACCGGGTGGCTGAAGCCGAGGGCAAACTCGAGGTTTGCGCCCTTGGCGGCTACGCGGTAACCGGTACCAACAATTTCCAGCTTCTTCTCGTAGCCCTGCGTGACACCGATGATCAGGTTGTCAATGAGGGTACGCGTCAGGCCATGGAGTGAGCGTGATGCGCGCTCATCGTTGGGACGGGTCACCGTGATGGTGTTTTCTTCGAGAGCAACCTCAATGGGGCTGGCCACAGTGTGCTCCAGCGTTCCCTTCGGGCCCTTGACGGAAACGAGGCTGTCTTCGATCTTGACCTCGACGCCGGCAGGCACGGAGATGGGGAGACGTCCAATACGTGACATTATTCTTTCCCTTCTCTCTACTACCAGACGTAGGCGAGGACTTCCCCACCCACGCCCTTCTTGGCAGCCTGGCGGTCGGTCAGCAGACCGGACGACGTCGACAGGATGGCGACACCCAAACCGCCCAACACGTTGGGGAGGTTGGTGGACTTTGCGTAAACGCGCAGGCCGGGCTTGGAGATGCGGCGCAGGCCGGCGATTGAACGCTCGCGGCTGGGGCCGTACTTCAGGTCGATGGTCATTTTCTTGCCAACTTCGGCGTCTTCGACCTTCCAGCCGGCGATGTAGCCCTGTGCCTTGAGGATGTCGGCGATGTGGCCTTTGAGCTTGCTGAACGGCATGGACACGGAGTCGTGGTGTGCCGAGTTTGCGTTGCGCAGACGCGTAAGCATGTCTGCGACAGGATCTGTCATTGTCATTTGGGCGCTTGCCCTTCCTCGTAACGGTTTCCTTCACGTGCACAGTGCCTGTCGAAACCAGGTTTCGACGTGCCTGAACCGTGAAACGGACCTTTTACGTAGATTAGTTATCTTCGGATTTGAACGGGAAGCCAAGCGCCTTGAGCAGCGCGCGGCCTTCGTCGTCGGTCTTGGCCGTGGTCACGACGGTGATATCCATGCCGCGTACGCGGTCAATGGCATCCTGGTCGATCTCGTGGAACATCACCTGTTCGGTCAGACCGAAGGTGTAGTTGCCGTTGCCGTCAAACTGCTTGCCGCTCAGGCCGCGGAAATCGCGGATACGGGGCAGTGCCAGCGTGACCAGGCGGTCGAGGAATTCCCACATGCGGTCCCCACGCAGCGTGGCGTGGCAGCCGATCGGCATGCCTTCGCGCAGCTTGAACTGTGCGATCGACTTGCGGGCCTTGGAAACCTGGGGCTTCTGGCCGGTGATGGCGGTGAGGTCGCGGACGGCGCCGTCAATGATCTTGGAGTCCTTGGCGGCATCTCCAACACCCATGTTGACAACGACCTTGACCAGGCGCGGAACCTGGTTGACGTTCGCGTAACCGAATTCCTGCGTCAGCGTCGCCTTGATTTCCGCTGCGTAGCGGGTCTTCAGGCGAGGCGAGACCTTGGGCGTGTTCTCTGCAACTGCGGCGCTCATGCCAGATCCTTCCCCGAGCCCTTGGCAACGCGGACGCGTACTTGACGCTCGCGGCCATCGCGCTCAACGGTCTCGATGCGGTAGCCAACGCGGGTCGGCTTCTTGGTGGACGGATCCACCACGGCAACGTTGGAAATGTGAATGGGAGCCTCGACGATTTCAATGCCACCGGTGGTGGTGCCACGTTCCGTCTGGCCAGCCTTGGTGTGCTTGGTGACGCGGTTGATGCCTTCAACCAACACGCGGTTGGTCTCGGGGAAAACCTTCAGGACCTTGCCCTGCTTGCCACGGTCGCCGCCACGTTCGGCCTTGCCACCTGTGATGACCTGAACCAGGTCACCCTTCTTGATCTTCGCCATAAGTTACAGCACCTCCGGAGCCAACGAGATGATCTTCATGAACTTCTTGTCACGAAGTTCACGGCCAACCGGGCCGAAGATACGGGTACCGCGGGGGTCCCCGTCGTTCTTGAGAAGCACTGCTGCATTCTCGTCGAACTTGATGTAGGAACCGTCCGCGCGGCGGCGTTCCTTCTTGGTGCGAACGATGACAGCCTTGACGACGTCACCCTTCTTTACGTTTCCGCCGGGAATTGCGTCCTTGACGGTAGCGACAATGGTGTCGCCAATGCCTGCGTAGCGGCGCCCGGATCCACCGAGAACGCGGATGGTCAAGATTTCCTTGGCACCCGTGTTGTCGGCGATCTTAAGCCGCGACTCCTGCTGAATCACTAGTGTCTCCTGTTCGTCGCGCCGGTTCTTGGCCACAATCCATCTGTGGATAAGCCTTGCGGAACGTATTGTTCGGGATGTCTCTCGACGTGCCTGGATTTTGCCAAAACACGCCTAAATACCTCATGCCAACTGCACTTTCCGCACCGGATGCGGTGGACTAATCCACCTGCTGGACGGCAGTTTGTAGTGGCACGAGCATTTACGAGGTATTTGCGCACCCACTGCCACTGCCGATATCGGCGGCACAGAAAAGGCGCAGCAATAGATAATCCTAGCACGACGCCTGAACCCCGGCCCGCGCCCTCGGCCCACCCACGGCGTTGCCTTCCCCACAGGCGCGACTGGCCGGCTCCGGCGTCAGGCCCCGGAAAATTCAGCGGCGGCTCGCCTTTGGCGGCCCCCGGACTGGGGCCCCACACCGAATCGATGGTTCAGCTTCGGCGGACTGGAACCCGATGTCCGAATTGATAGTGCAGCTTCCGCGGACCGGCCCGGCCCCAAGCCGCAGTACCTGCACCATCAACCCGGAGCGGGAGCACAGCAGCTACATTGTCGTGGCGGCGGCCAGGACGTCGGCAGGCTGGAACCCGATGTCTGAATTGATAGTGCAGCTTCGGCGGACTGGCCCGGCCCCAAGCAGCATTACCTGCACCATCAACGCGGAGCGGGAGCACAGCAGCTACATTGTCGTGGCGGCGGCCAGGACGTCGGCAGGCTGGAACCCCACACCCGAATCGACGGTGCAGCTTCGGCGGACTGGAACCCGATGTATGAATTGATGGCGCAGCTTCGGCGGGCTGGCCCGGCCCCAAGCCGCATTACCTGCACCATCAACCCGGAGTGGGAAGACAGCAGCTACATTGTCGTCGCGGCGGCCAGGACGCCGGCAGGCTGGAGCCCCACCCCCAAACCGATGGCGCAGCTTCGGCGGGCTGGAACCCGATGTATGAATTGATAGTGCAGCTTCGGCGGGCTGGCCCGGCCCCAAGCCGCATTACCTGCACCATCAACCCGGAGTGGGAAGACAGCAGCTACATTGTCGTCGCGGCGGCCAGGACGCCGGCAGGCCCGGCATTTCCTACGCGGCTTTCCGGCCGGCGGCCGTGGAGGACCGTCGGCCTCCTTGACGTCGCCTACTGAAACACCGGACTCGCCCGCAGCAGTGGCGGCCAAGTTCTCGTAGGCGACGTAAAGGAGTCACTAAGGCCGCCCGCGGCCGTGTGGCGAATAGTCGCCGAGACGAAACCGGCTTCACCGCACTGCTTCGCCGAGACGAGGCCGGCTTCACCGCGCTGCTTCGCCGAGGGAATGCCTACCCGATCAGTTTCGACGAGCTCAACCACCTGGTACGGGGTCGCTCCAACGGAAGCGTCCGCCGCCGGGCGTTAAAGCAGGTCGGGCCCGCCACCGCGAACGGTGACGGGCCCAAAATCAATCAGCACGGGGCTGATGAATTACTTGGCCTTCTCGACGATCTCAACCAGGCGGAAGCGCTTGGTTGCCGAGAGCGGACGGGTCTCGCTGATGATGACGAGGTCGCCGATGCCGGCGGTGTTCCCTTCATCGTGGGCCTTGACCTTCTTGTTGCGGCGCAGGACCTTGCCGTAGAGGGCGTGCTTAACACGGTCCTCAACTTCGACGACGATGGTCTTGTCCATCTTGTCGGAGACGACGTAGCCACGCATCTTCTTGCGCTCGCCGCGGGCTGCACCCACGGCTTCGGTGTTGTTTACAGATTCGCTCACTTGGCGACCTCCTCAGTTTCTTCAGCCTTCTTGGAGGCCTTCTTGGCTCCCTTGTCAGCCTTTTTGGAGGCCTTCTCCACGGGTGCTGCAGCAACAGCGTCCGGGCGGATACCCAGCTCGCGTTCGCGCAGCACCGTGTAGATGCGGGCGATGTCGCGCTTGACGACGCGCAGGCGGCCGTGGCTTTCCAGCTGACCGGTGGCGGACTGGAAGCGCAGGTTGAACAGTTCCTCCTTGGCCTTCCGGAGTTCTTCAACAAGACGCTCGTTGTCGAACCCGTCAAGCTGTGCGGGGGCCAGATCCTTCGATCCAACTGACATCTCTACTCACCACCTTCGCGACGCACGATGCGTGCTTTCAACGGCAGCTTGTGGATCGCCAGGCGCAGTGCCTCGCGAGCTACCTCTTCTGATACACCGGAGAGTTCAAAGAGAACACGGCCGGGCTTGACATTCGCAATCCACCACTCGGGCGAACCCTTACCGGAACCCATGCGGGTTTCGGCAGGCTTCTTCGTCAACGGACGGTCAGGGTAGATGTTGATCCACACCTTTCCGCCACGCTTGATGTGACGCGTCATGGCGATACGAGCGGACTCGATCTGGCGGTTGGTGACGTAAGCGGGCGTCAGGGCCTGGATGCCCCACTCACCAAACGTGACCGTGGTGCCGCCCGTAGCCTGCCCGGTGCGACCCGGGTGGTGCTGCTTGCGGTACTTTACTCGACGTGGGATAAGCATTTAAGCCTGTCCTCCTTCTGCTGCCGGAGCTGCAACCTCTGCAGCTGCAGGAGCCGGGGCCGCGGCAGCAGCCTCGGGACGGTCGTTACGACGGCGGTCGCCACCGGCGCGGGGGCCGCGGGGTCCGCGGTCATCGCCGTCACGACGCGGGCCACGGCCACGGGCGGGAGCTGCGGCTGCCTGGGCAGCCAGTTCCTTGCTCGTGACATCGCCCTTGTAGATCCAGACCTTGACACCAATGCGGCCGAACACGGTCTTGGCTTCGAAGAAGCCGTAGTCGATGTTGGCGCGCAAGGTGTGCAGGGGCACACGACCTTCGCGGTAGAACTCGGTGCGGGACATTTCAGCGCCGCCCAGACGACCGGCGCAAGCGACACGGATGCCCTTGACGCTGCCGGTGCGCTGTGCGGACTGCATGGCCTTCTTCATCGCGCGGCGGAAGGCCACACGTGAAGTCAGCTGCTCGGCGATGCCCTGGGCAACGAGCTGAGCGTCTGCTTCCGGGTTCTTCACCTCCAGGATGTTGAGCTGGACCTGCTTGCCGGTGAGCTTTTCGAGCTCGCCGCGGATGCGGTCTGCTTCAGCTCCACGGCGGCCGATCACGATGCCGGGGCGTGCGGT
This genomic stretch from Arthrobacter dokdonellae harbors:
- a CDS encoding adenylate kinase; this translates as MLIIGPPGSGKGTQAERICAELGIVAISTGDIFRANVKGETPLGLEAKKYMDNGDFVPDSVTNRMVRDRLAQDDVSDGFLLDGYPRTTAQVDELDDILATAGVVLDVVVQLTADDEELVKRLLGRARDTGRSDDNEAVIRHRLDLYREQTEVVVARYAERGILAKVDGLGGMDDVTDRIMDAIKNI
- the rplO gene encoding 50S ribosomal protein L15; amino-acid sequence: MAEKNTAETAEKQNALKVHHLRPAPGAKTAKTRVGRGEGSKGKTAGRGTKGTKARYQVKAGFAGGQLPLHMRLPKLRGFKNPFRVEFQVVNLDKLNELFPDGGVVTVETLVEKGAVRKNQPVKVLGTGDITVKVDVTAHAFSTSAAEKISAAGGSTTEL
- the rplP gene encoding 50S ribosomal protein L16, yielding MLIPRRVKYRKQHHPGRTGQATGGTTVTFGEWGIQALTPAYVTNRQIESARIAMTRHIKRGGKVWINIYPDRPLTKKPAETRMGSGKGSPEWWIANVKPGRVLFELSGVSEEVAREALRLAIHKLPLKARIVRREGGE
- the rpsE gene encoding 30S ribosomal protein S5 — translated: MSEATAADGAAAKTETAAATDGGRGRGGRDGGRGGREGGRDGGRGRGRDGGREAEKNQFIERVVNINRVAKVVKGGRRFSFTALVIVGDGNGLVGVGYGKAKEVPAAIAKGVEEAKKSFFRVPLIGKTVPHRVQGEAAAGVVLLRPAAAGTGVIAGGPVRAVLECVGIHDVLSKSLGSSNAINIVHATVDALKRLEDPKAVAARRGLPLDEVAPDVLLRNMQKAGL
- the rplE gene encoding 50S ribosomal protein L5, with product MSAAVAENTPKVSPRLKTRYAAEIKATLTQEFGYANVNQVPRLVKVVVNMGVGDAAKDSKIIDGAVRDLTAITGQKPQVSKARKSIAQFKLREGMPIGCHATLRGDRMWEFLDRLVTLALPRIRDFRGLSGKQFDGNGNYTFGLTEQVMFHEIDQDAIDRVRGMDITVVTTAKTDDEGRALLKALGFPFKSEDN
- the rplN gene encoding 50S ribosomal protein L14, giving the protein MIQQESRLKIADNTGAKEILTIRVLGGSGRRYAGIGDTIVATVKDAIPGGNVKKGDVVKAVIVRTKKERRRADGSYIKFDENAAVLLKNDGDPRGTRIFGPVGRELRDKKFMKIISLAPEVL
- the rpsH gene encoding 30S ribosomal protein S8, with product MTMTDPVADMLTRLRNANSAHHDSVSMPFSKLKGHIADILKAQGYIAGWKVEDAEVGKKMTIDLKYGPSRERSIAGLRRISKPGLRVYAKSTNLPNVLGGLGVAILSTSSGLLTDRQAAKKGVGGEVLAYVW
- the rpsQ gene encoding 30S ribosomal protein S17, with protein sequence MRGYVVSDKMDKTIVVEVEDRVKHALYGKVLRRNKKVKAHDEGNTAGIGDLVIISETRPLSATKRFRLVEIVEKAK
- the rplX gene encoding 50S ribosomal protein L24, whose amino-acid sequence is MAKIKKGDLVQVITGGKAERGGDRGKQGKVLKVFPETNRVLVEGINRVTKHTKAGQTERGTTTGGIEIVEAPIHISNVAVVDPSTKKPTRVGYRIETVERDGRERQVRVRVAKGSGKDLA
- the rplF gene encoding 50S ribosomal protein L6, coding for MSRIGRLPISVPAGVEVKIEDSLVSVKGPKGTLEHTVASPIEVALEENTITVTRPNDERASRSLHGLTRTLIDNLIIGVTQGYEKKLEIVGTGYRVAAKGANLEFALGFSHPVVVEAPAGITLTVEGPTKLSVAGIDKQQVGEVAANIRKLRKPDPYKGKGVRYAGEIIRRKVGKAGK
- the rpsC gene encoding 30S ribosomal protein S3 — protein: MGQKVNPHGFRLGITTDHRSHWFADSNKPGQRYKDFVKEDIKIRALMSTGMDRAGISKVEIERTRDRVRVDIHTARPGIVIGRRGAEADRIRGELEKLTGKQVQLNILEVKNPEADAQLVAQGIAEQLTSRVAFRRAMKKAMQSAQRTGSVKGIRVACAGRLGGAEMSRTEFYREGRVPLHTLRANIDYGFFEAKTVFGRIGVKVWIYKGDVTSKELAAQAAAAPARGRGPRRDGDDRGPRGPRAGGDRRRNDRPEAAAAAPAPAAAEVAAPAAEGGQA
- the rplR gene encoding 50S ribosomal protein L18 translates to MALSVRGKSKAAARGRRHLRVRKRISGTTVRPRLVVNRSARHIFVQVIDDTQGLTLVSASTLEADMRSFDGDKTAKAKRVGELVAERAKAAGIDAVVFDRGGNRYHGRVAAVADGAREGGLAL
- the rpmC gene encoding 50S ribosomal protein L29; the encoded protein is MSVGSKDLAPAQLDGFDNERLVEELRKAKEELFNLRFQSATGQLESHGRLRVVKRDIARIYTVLRERELGIRPDAVAAAPVEKASKKADKGAKKASKKAEETEEVAK
- the secY gene encoding preprotein translocase subunit SecY, producing MLTAFGRAFRTPDLRRKLLFTLGILAIFRLGAFIPSPGVDYRNVQQCVNSANTSEGIYQLVNLFSGGALLQVSIFALGIMPYITASIIVQLLRVVIPRFQELHLEGAQGQGQLTQYTRYLTIALGLLNATTLVTLARSGQLFAGCGAAGSATPLIPDDSLVVVGLLILTLTAGSGLIMWMGELVTEKGVGNGMSLLIFVAIAARFPTALGAILKTQGWGTFLIVLLLGLVIVALVVFVEQSQRRVPVQYAKRMIGRRTMGGTSTYIPIKVNMAGVIPVIFASSMLYLPSLLAQFATPKNSANIPGWIEWINTYLTRGDHPIYMLMYFLLTIGFTYFYVAITFNPEEVSDNMKKYGGFIPGIRAGKPTQDYLQYVISRVTLPGSLYLGIIALIPLIALVLIGANQNFPFGGTSLLIVVGVGLETVKQIDAQLQQRHYEGLLR
- the map gene encoding type I methionyl aminopeptidase, with amino-acid sequence MAFGQQRIEYKTIDQMRIMHRSGRILDDALNQVVAAAAPGVTTAALDTLFAALLDKAGATSNFLGYYDYPATICTSVNEVVVHGIPGKRVLKAGDVLSIDGGAIVEGWHSDSARTVIVGGAAAEDPEDRRLSDVTEEGMWRGIAAMATAKYVGDIGDAIDEYVTSQPGKPLGILEDYVGHGIGSAMHMAPDVLNYSSKHRGPKLKPGMCLAIEPMLVRGGLETRTLADDWTVVTEDAARAAHWEHSVAVHAKGIWVLTAADGGAERLAPLGVTPVPLG
- the rpmD gene encoding 50S ribosomal protein L30, whose product is MTTPKNVQPSDAKLKITQIRGVIGVKQNQKDSLRSLGLKHIGDSVVRTADAVTAGMINTVPHLVKVEEAK